The following coding sequences lie in one Saccopteryx bilineata isolate mSacBil1 chromosome 5, mSacBil1_pri_phased_curated, whole genome shotgun sequence genomic window:
- the LOC136306389 gene encoding uncharacterized protein: MRRRRRRRRKKRKKRRRRRRRRRRRKKKKKKKKKKKKKKKEEEEEEEEEEEKKKKKEEKEEEEEMEKKEKKKKEEEEEELEEEEEKEKKKEEKKEEKEEEEEMEKKEKKKKEEEEELEEEKEKKKEEEEKEEEEGKKEEEKEEEEEKEKKIP, from the coding sequence atgaggaggaggaggaggagaagaagaaagaaaaggaagaagagaaggaggagaaggagaaggagaagaagaagaaagaagaagaagaagaagaagaagaagaagaagaagaagaagaaggaggaggaggaggaggaggaggaagaggaggagaagaagaagaagaaggaagagaaggaggaggaagaggagatggagaagaaggagaagaagaagaaggaggaggaggaggaggagttggaggaggaggaggagaaggagaagaagaaggaagagaagaaggaagagaaggaggaggaagaggagatggagaagaaggagaagaagaagaaggaggaggaagaggagttggaggaggagaaggagaagaagaaggaggaggaagagaaagaggaggaggaggggaagaaggaggaagagaaggaggaggaggaggagaaggagaagaagatacCATAA